Proteins encoded together in one Pseudomonas sp. TCU-HL1 window:
- a CDS encoding PIG-L deacetylase family protein → METRKQQLLRRHRRGKRLFMVAALLVLAALDWFGNWNSLPVLLVLTWIAHEAWFADHLFYSPRADYRYRFPDSAPAIPGRLCEERLQLDAGQLPAAADTLILAVEIRSTWLGRWLDPHVLIGDGQTADRQDFERGARGIRYLNLSGLAQALRDGRLRLRGRFCRLMPDVRLHAFENPDYTARRLMVIAPHADDAELAAFGLYRRCAEASIVTLTQGEIEAQNYRRIGLDSAAAARLKGRLRSWSSLAVPLWGGVPATCCVQLGYYCMRLSAMAAEPDIAFASLESGEADIRSVRRFNPLALPGDLDGVPSWNNLVGDLAALLKRFRPEVVVLPHPELDPHPDHVQAGRALAEAIELSGWRPEVQLLYANHLYDNDRWPMGPAGNGVALPPRLAPLPADGLWSPLLDAPARLDKAQALAMQHDLQTPLSVKKRVRRIIQWLLAGRRWPEVGRDDFFRKAVRRHELFWVRPASDRGPRDD, encoded by the coding sequence ATGGAAACACGCAAACAGCAATTGCTGCGTCGGCACCGGCGCGGCAAGCGTCTCTTCATGGTCGCGGCGCTGCTGGTCCTGGCAGCGCTCGACTGGTTCGGCAACTGGAACAGCCTGCCCGTCCTGTTGGTCCTGACCTGGATAGCCCATGAGGCCTGGTTCGCCGACCATCTCTTCTACTCGCCCCGAGCCGACTACCGCTACCGTTTCCCCGATTCCGCACCCGCCATTCCAGGGCGCCTCTGCGAAGAGCGACTTCAACTCGATGCCGGCCAACTGCCGGCCGCTGCCGACACCCTGATTCTTGCCGTCGAAATCCGTAGTACCTGGCTGGGGCGCTGGCTGGACCCGCACGTCCTGATCGGAGATGGCCAGACCGCCGACCGCCAGGATTTCGAGCGGGGCGCACGGGGCATCCGCTACCTCAATTTGTCCGGCCTGGCGCAGGCCTTGCGCGACGGGCGGCTGCGCTTGCGTGGCCGCTTCTGCCGGCTGATGCCGGACGTCCGACTGCACGCCTTCGAGAACCCCGACTACACGGCGCGGCGGCTCATGGTGATCGCCCCCCACGCGGATGACGCCGAACTGGCGGCCTTCGGGCTGTACAGACGTTGTGCCGAGGCGAGTATCGTCACCCTGACCCAAGGTGAAATCGAGGCGCAGAACTACCGTCGGATAGGCCTCGACAGCGCCGCGGCGGCGCGCCTGAAAGGGCGCCTGCGCAGCTGGAGCAGCCTGGCTGTCCCACTTTGGGGTGGCGTGCCAGCGACTTGCTGCGTGCAGCTTGGCTACTACTGCATGCGGCTGAGCGCCATGGCGGCCGAGCCGGATATAGCTTTCGCCTCGCTGGAGTCCGGCGAGGCGGATATCCGCAGCGTGCGTCGCTTCAATCCACTGGCATTGCCGGGAGACCTGGACGGCGTCCCGAGCTGGAACAACCTGGTGGGGGACCTCGCGGCCCTGCTCAAACGCTTCCGGCCCGAGGTCGTCGTGCTGCCTCACCCTGAGCTCGATCCGCATCCTGACCACGTCCAGGCCGGCAGGGCGTTGGCCGAGGCGATCGAACTCAGCGGCTGGCGGCCTGAAGTCCAGCTGCTCTACGCCAATCACCTCTACGACAACGACCGCTGGCCGATGGGGCCGGCGGGCAATGGCGTGGCCTTGCCGCCGCGCCTGGCGCCCCTCCCCGCTGATGGGCTGTGGAGCCCGTTGCTGGACGCACCCGCCAGGCTGGACAAGGCCCAGGCCCTGGCCATGCAGCATGACTTGCAAACGCCCTTGTCGGTCAAGAAGCGTGTGCGCCGCATCATTCAGTGGCTGCTGGCTGGCCGGCGCTGGCCCGAGGTCGGTCGGGACGACTTCTTTCGCAAGGCGGTGCGTCGCCATGAGCTGTTCTGGGTGCGCCCGGCGTCTGATCGGGGGCCTCGGGACGACTGA
- a CDS encoding GNAT family N-acetyltransferase → MLNRFRLFRERGWEPIDVASYRGVWVRFGGSVVTCPSVVERLSALAGIPVRYLGYRVDGELQAAIPTWGNSLALSRRVLKQRGMRNLFDLGNAEVILPAAPGAGIPLRHEGAYLSELNLSGFSGLRQQKEQLAIARAPEELSKKFRYNQRRELRLFEEAGGQIRPVSEFAPAELAAIYTELFERRWGFEVPGKANLADVFGLLHEFLSGSLLLLNGAPVAVQVLYRVESPDWISFEYINGGVDPSAHHLSPGSVLSFINTQAAWEDARTKGKALRYSFGRADREYKDRWCNRVAAFRV, encoded by the coding sequence TTGCTCAACAGATTCAGGCTGTTTCGTGAACGTGGTTGGGAGCCGATCGACGTGGCCTCCTACCGCGGCGTCTGGGTACGCTTCGGTGGCAGCGTCGTCACCTGTCCGTCGGTCGTCGAACGTTTGTCCGCACTGGCCGGTATTCCGGTGCGTTACCTGGGGTACAGGGTGGATGGTGAGCTACAGGCCGCCATCCCGACCTGGGGAAACAGCCTGGCGTTGTCCCGGCGGGTGTTGAAGCAACGGGGCATGCGCAACCTCTTCGATCTGGGGAACGCCGAAGTGATTCTCCCGGCGGCTCCGGGCGCCGGTATCCCTCTGCGGCATGAAGGTGCTTACCTGTCCGAGCTGAATCTGTCCGGCTTCAGCGGCCTGCGCCAGCAGAAAGAACAGCTGGCCATCGCCCGGGCGCCAGAAGAACTGTCGAAGAAGTTCCGCTACAACCAGCGCCGTGAACTGCGCCTGTTCGAGGAAGCGGGCGGACAGATCCGGCCTGTATCCGAGTTCGCGCCAGCCGAACTGGCGGCTATCTATACCGAGTTGTTCGAGCGCCGCTGGGGCTTCGAGGTTCCGGGCAAGGCCAATCTCGCCGACGTCTTCGGGTTGCTGCACGAATTCCTCAGTGGCTCGCTGTTGCTGCTCAATGGTGCCCCGGTAGCCGTTCAGGTGCTGTACAGGGTCGAGTCGCCAGACTGGATCAGTTTCGAGTACATCAACGGCGGCGTAGACCCCAGCGCACATCATCTCAGCCCGGGCAGCGTTCTCAGCTTCATCAATACCCAGGCTGCCTGGGAAGACGCCCGGACCAAGGGCAAGGCCCTGCGCTACTCATTCGGTCGGGCCGATCGCGAATACAAGGATCGTTGGTGCAACAGGGTTGCCGCATTTCGGGTGTGA
- the msbA gene encoding lipid A export permease/ATP-binding protein MsbA codes for MSEPHSSASSLKIYFRLLGYVRPYTGMFLISIIGYIIFASTQPMLAGILKYFVDGLSNPDAVLFPDVPYLRDLKLLQAVPLLIILIAAWQGLGSYLGNYFLARVSLGLVHDLRLALFDSLLSLPNRYFDRHNSGHLISRITFNVTMVTGAATDAIKVVIREGLTVVFLFGYLLWMNWKLTLVMVAILPLIALMVSSASRKFRKQSKKIQVAMGDVTHVASETIQGYRVVRSFGGEPYESGRFNSASQSNTRKQLQMTKTSAVYTPMLQLVIYSGMAALMFLVLFLRGDASAGDLVAYITAAGLLPKPIRQLSEVSSTVQRGVAGAESIFEQLDEEPEVDRGTTERERVSGHLQVRNLSFQYPGTDKPVLLDINFDAEPGQMIALVGRSGSGKSTLANLIPRFYHHDQGQILLDGVDIEEYRLRNLRRHIALVTQQVTLFNDSVANNIAYGDLADAPREDVERAAEAAYAKEFVDRLPQGFDTEVGENGVLLSGGQRQRLAIARALLKNAPVLVLDEATSALDTESERHIQAALDRVMDGRTTLVIAHRLSTIEKADLILVMDQGRIVERGNHAELLAMNGYYARLHANQFEEEAQPQAS; via the coding sequence ATGTCAGAGCCGCATTCCTCTGCGTCCAGCCTGAAGATCTATTTCCGCCTGCTGGGCTACGTCCGTCCCTACACCGGGATGTTCCTGATCAGCATCATTGGCTACATCATCTTCGCCTCCACTCAGCCAATGCTGGCGGGCATTCTCAAGTATTTCGTGGATGGCCTGAGCAATCCGGATGCCGTCCTGTTCCCCGATGTTCCTTACCTGCGCGATCTGAAACTGCTTCAGGCCGTGCCGCTGCTCATCATCCTCATCGCCGCGTGGCAGGGCCTGGGTTCTTACTTGGGCAACTACTTCCTGGCCCGGGTTTCCCTGGGGTTGGTGCATGACCTGCGGCTGGCGCTGTTCGACAGCCTGCTGTCGTTGCCAAACCGCTATTTCGATCGTCACAACTCCGGACACCTGATTTCACGCATCACCTTCAACGTGACCATGGTGACGGGCGCCGCAACGGACGCCATCAAGGTGGTGATCCGCGAAGGGTTGACCGTGGTGTTCCTGTTCGGCTACCTGCTGTGGATGAACTGGAAGCTGACACTGGTGATGGTGGCCATCCTGCCGCTGATCGCCCTGATGGTCAGCAGTGCCAGCCGCAAGTTCCGCAAGCAGAGCAAGAAGATCCAGGTGGCGATGGGCGACGTGACCCATGTGGCGTCCGAAACCATCCAGGGTTACCGCGTGGTGCGCAGCTTTGGTGGCGAGCCCTACGAGTCCGGGCGTTTCAATTCCGCCAGTCAGAGCAACACCCGCAAGCAGCTGCAGATGACCAAGACCTCGGCCGTCTACACCCCGATGCTGCAGCTGGTGATCTACAGCGGCATGGCCGCCCTGATGTTCCTGGTGCTGTTCCTGCGTGGCGATGCGAGCGCGGGTGACCTGGTGGCCTACATCACGGCTGCCGGCCTGCTGCCGAAGCCGATCCGCCAATTGTCCGAGGTCAGCTCCACGGTGCAGCGTGGCGTGGCCGGCGCCGAGAGCATCTTCGAACAGCTCGACGAGGAGCCCGAGGTGGATCGCGGGACAACCGAGCGGGAGCGCGTCAGCGGCCACCTGCAGGTGCGCAACCTTAGCTTCCAGTACCCCGGCACCGACAAGCCTGTGCTGCTGGACATCAATTTCGACGCCGAGCCGGGCCAGATGATTGCCCTGGTGGGGCGCTCCGGCAGCGGCAAATCCACCCTGGCTAACCTGATTCCCCGTTTTTACCACCATGATCAGGGGCAGATCCTGCTGGATGGTGTCGATATCGAAGAGTATCGACTGCGCAACCTGCGCCGCCACATCGCCCTGGTGACCCAGCAGGTGACGTTGTTCAATGACTCAGTGGCCAACAACATCGCCTATGGCGATCTGGCCGACGCACCTCGGGAAGATGTCGAGCGAGCGGCCGAGGCGGCGTATGCCAAGGAGTTCGTCGACAGGCTGCCGCAAGGCTTCGATACCGAAGTTGGCGAGAACGGCGTGCTGCTGTCTGGTGGGCAACGCCAGCGACTGGCAATTGCGCGTGCCTTGCTGAAGAACGCGCCGGTGCTGGTGCTGGACGAGGCCACGTCGGCGCTCGATACCGAATCCGAGCGGCATATCCAGGCCGCGCTGGATCGCGTGATGGATGGCCGCACCACGCTGGTCATCGCTCACCGCCTTTCCACCATCGAGAAGGCGGACCTGATTCTGGTCATGGATCAGGGGCGGATCGTCGAGCGGGGCAACCATGCCGAGCTCCTGGCCATGAACGGCTATTACGCCCGCCTCCATGCCAACCAGTTCGAGGAAGAGGCCCAGCCGCAAGCAAGCTGA
- a CDS encoding O-antigen ligase family protein: protein MYSSPLETRTTPHSLTHLVLHRWLVLGYLALLTGMFWIPSGSLYTKVFYGFIAAPALLGLVTAPRRFMALIREPVMLSFLALTVWLLLSLAWTRADEGASSLAKRPLYVFMLFAGCSFIALSNRDTLLKTLRIGAGLAAIAALVNLYLFFTVPPEEGRLIGTGALRNPLLTSHILGAFCAYWLAAWIVRDLRQDWLPLLLVLILTAALIATGSRTPLMALGLTSVWMLAMNPRRATYAVAIGVVAAILCLLFYPDILLQRGASYRPQIWSDALHQAREHLWLGHGFNSSFTFTAEGLLDFTLSDPHNIELAVLLELGLVGLAIWLLMFGLGLLRCLNQRRDKGFQIASAMVVYGLGAGLTEGSSFLSRPNESWFLIWIPLSLVVALSVSQRCQESR from the coding sequence ATGTATTCATCCCCCCTGGAAACAAGAACCACGCCACACTCCCTGACCCATCTTGTCTTGCACCGCTGGCTGGTGCTCGGATACCTGGCGCTGCTCACGGGAATGTTCTGGATACCAAGTGGCAGTCTCTATACCAAGGTCTTCTACGGGTTCATCGCCGCTCCCGCGCTGCTTGGCTTGGTCACAGCGCCCCGCCGGTTCATGGCCCTGATTCGCGAGCCCGTCATGCTCAGTTTTCTCGCCTTGACCGTTTGGCTGTTGCTGAGCCTGGCCTGGACCAGGGCCGACGAAGGCGCCTCCAGCCTGGCAAAACGCCCTCTGTACGTCTTCATGCTGTTCGCAGGATGCAGTTTCATTGCCCTGAGCAACCGGGACACACTCCTCAAGACCTTACGCATCGGCGCTGGGCTAGCGGCGATCGCCGCCCTGGTTAACCTCTACCTATTCTTCACGGTCCCACCGGAGGAAGGGCGCCTCATCGGCACCGGGGCGTTGCGCAATCCACTGCTGACCTCGCACATCCTGGGAGCGTTTTGCGCCTACTGGCTGGCCGCCTGGATCGTCCGTGACCTGCGCCAGGACTGGCTGCCGCTGCTACTGGTGCTGATCCTGACCGCCGCCCTGATCGCCACCGGCTCCCGCACACCACTGATGGCCCTGGGCCTGACCAGCGTCTGGATGCTGGCCATGAATCCCCGTCGAGCAACCTACGCGGTTGCAATTGGAGTGGTCGCCGCAATCCTCTGCCTGCTGTTCTATCCCGACATACTGCTGCAGCGCGGCGCGTCGTACCGCCCGCAAATCTGGTCCGACGCCCTGCACCAGGCCCGGGAACATCTCTGGCTCGGCCATGGCTTCAACAGCAGCTTCACCTTTACCGCCGAGGGGCTCCTGGACTTCACACTGAGCGATCCGCACAACATCGAACTCGCGGTGCTGCTGGAACTCGGCCTGGTCGGCCTGGCCATCTGGCTGCTGATGTTCGGCCTGGGCCTCTTGCGCTGCCTGAATCAACGCCGTGACAAGGGGTTCCAGATCGCCTCGGCCATGGTGGTCTACGGCCTGGGGGCGGGCCTTACCGAAGGGAGCAGCTTCCTTTCGCGACCCAATGAAAGCTGGTTCCTGATCTGGATTCCGCTGTCGCTGGTAGTTGCACTGTCCGTGAGTCAACGCTGCCAGGAAAGCCGATGA
- a CDS encoding phosphotransferase, with the protein MKTLSELQLESTLTGSLTIEADGLGLKVARLADGTFLKLYRRKRLLSSALWQPPAETFARNAARLNDLGISAPKVIDTLSIPERQLSGVLYEPLPGETLRNIWQETSEQQLAHSVEDFGRFLGALHDQGVYFRSLHLGNVLQLPDGRFGLIDLSDMQISDRPLALWKRKRNVRHMLRYQQDAHWLAVRHVDDLLRGYADRAGAAAAKALKRAIGLRRHNFPRDSSKTS; encoded by the coding sequence ATGAAGACACTGAGCGAACTCCAACTCGAGTCCACCCTCACCGGATCCCTGACCATCGAAGCCGATGGCCTTGGGCTCAAGGTGGCACGCCTGGCCGACGGTACCTTTCTCAAGCTCTACCGGCGCAAGCGCCTGCTGTCGTCCGCGCTCTGGCAACCACCGGCGGAGACCTTTGCCCGCAATGCCGCGCGCCTCAACGACCTGGGCATCAGCGCCCCGAAGGTCATCGACACGCTCAGCATCCCCGAGCGCCAGCTCAGCGGCGTGCTGTACGAACCCCTGCCCGGTGAAACCCTGCGCAATATCTGGCAGGAAACCTCCGAGCAGCAACTCGCACATTCGGTGGAAGACTTCGGCAGATTCCTGGGCGCACTGCACGACCAGGGCGTATATTTCCGATCGCTGCACTTGGGTAATGTCCTTCAGCTGCCAGACGGTCGATTCGGCTTGATCGACCTGTCCGACATGCAAATAAGCGATCGCCCACTGGCTCTCTGGAAACGCAAACGCAACGTGCGTCATATGCTCCGCTATCAGCAGGATGCCCATTGGCTGGCGGTCCGCCACGTGGACGACCTGCTCCGCGGCTATGCCGACCGCGCCGGTGCGGCTGCCGCGAAAGCCCTGAAACGTGCCATTGGCCTCAGACGCCACAATTTCCCTCGAGACTCATCGAAGACATCATGA
- a CDS encoding sugar 3,4-ketoisomerase yields the protein MSLIKLIDFRTFSDPRGTLAVVEASLDVSFEIRRVYYLYGLSGDLHRGFHAHRELEQIAICLSGSCSFLLDDGQRRETLSLGSPHQGLRIERMVWHEMFDFSPDCVLMVLASEHYDESDYIRNYEQFLTEVNHAASP from the coding sequence ATGAGCCTGATCAAGCTGATCGACTTCCGTACTTTTTCCGACCCCAGAGGGACATTGGCGGTCGTCGAGGCCAGCTTGGACGTGTCTTTCGAGATACGCCGCGTCTATTACCTGTACGGCCTGAGCGGCGATCTCCACCGAGGCTTCCATGCGCACCGCGAACTGGAACAGATCGCCATCTGTCTCAGCGGAAGCTGCAGTTTCCTGCTCGATGACGGTCAACGGCGGGAAACACTGAGTCTCGGCTCCCCCCATCAAGGGCTGCGCATCGAGCGTATGGTCTGGCACGAGATGTTCGACTTTTCCCCCGATTGCGTGCTGATGGTGCTGGCAAGCGAGCACTACGACGAATCCGACTACATCCGCAACTACGAGCAATTCCTCACCGAGGTCAATCATGCCGCAAGTCCATGA
- a CDS encoding acyltransferase translates to MPQVHELADVQSPHIGNGTRIWQYAVILPGARIGTDCNVCAHTLIENDVEVGDRVTIKSGVFLWDGIRVADDVFIGPNATFANDPMPRSKVYPERFLGVRLERGASIGANATLLPGVTIGEYAMVGAGAVVTKDVPPRAVVVGNPARILRFLDDHDSISQP, encoded by the coding sequence ATGCCGCAAGTCCATGAACTGGCGGATGTGCAGAGCCCCCACATCGGCAACGGCACGCGAATCTGGCAGTACGCAGTGATCCTCCCAGGCGCTCGCATCGGCACCGATTGCAATGTCTGTGCACACACCCTCATCGAGAACGATGTCGAGGTCGGCGACAGGGTCACCATCAAATCGGGTGTTTTCCTGTGGGACGGCATACGCGTCGCGGACGATGTGTTCATCGGCCCCAACGCGACCTTCGCCAACGACCCCATGCCACGCTCGAAGGTCTACCCTGAACGATTCCTCGGCGTCCGCCTCGAACGCGGCGCCTCCATCGGCGCCAATGCAACACTGCTACCCGGCGTAACCATCGGCGAATACGCCATGGTCGGCGCCGGCGCAGTGGTCACCAAGGACGTCCCCCCCCGAGCGGTAGTTGTCGGCAACCCTGCGCGCATCCTGCGCTTCCTGGA